A region of Methanocorpusculum labreanum Z DNA encodes the following proteins:
- a CDS encoding energy-coupling factor transporter transmembrane component T family protein — MEDIMQYIPGNRFVHRLSPMTKIFFAVGMMFAAIFTSNPLLLGGMVIFVLAFAAIGGLFKPLIRQVPLLIILGLALVVLTVLTSASGDVLFTLLPNGMFPVTTGAILFAVQMALRFAVLIFSFQLLVISTQPRDLVNALYTLRIPGDYALMFLIAIRFIPTLQREGVRINEAQLSRGYFPGGGVIGKLKQLGPVMLPLMLNSLAKADTLGLTIDMRGYRKASEHRRKMVYHAADFVTVLVVAAILAGIVYVTFFL, encoded by the coding sequence ATGGAAGACATTATGCAGTATATCCCGGGGAACCGGTTCGTTCACCGGTTGTCGCCGATGACGAAGATCTTCTTCGCGGTCGGTATGATGTTTGCGGCGATCTTCACGTCGAATCCGCTGCTTCTTGGCGGGATGGTCATTTTCGTGCTGGCGTTCGCGGCGATCGGCGGGCTTTTCAAGCCGCTTATCCGTCAGGTCCCTCTGCTGATCATTCTGGGTCTTGCTCTGGTCGTTTTGACGGTGCTTACGAGTGCGTCGGGCGATGTGCTGTTTACGCTTCTGCCGAACGGGATGTTCCCGGTGACGACGGGCGCGATCCTGTTCGCGGTGCAGATGGCTCTCCGGTTTGCGGTGCTGATCTTCTCGTTCCAGCTGCTGGTTATCTCGACCCAGCCGCGTGATCTGGTGAATGCTCTCTACACGCTCAGGATCCCGGGCGATTACGCACTGATGTTCCTGATTGCGATCCGGTTTATCCCGACTTTGCAGAGAGAGGGTGTCAGGATCAATGAGGCTCAGCTTTCCCGCGGGTATTTCCCGGGAGGCGGGGTCATCGGGAAGCTGAAGCAGCTCGGCCCGGTTATGCTTCCGTTGATGCTGAATTCACTCGCAAAGGCGGATACGCTTGGTCTGACGATCGATATGCGTGGATACCGGAAAGCGTCAGAGCACCGGAGAAAGATGGTCTACCATGCGGCGGATTTCGTGACGGTTCTGGTCGTTGCGGCAATCCTTGCAGGCATCGTGTATGTGACGTTCTTCCTGTAA
- a CDS encoding metal-dependent hydrolase: MKGIDHMYISLAWGFLIMSPIIVTYPIYFVAFIVGIGIGAILPDVDGSISPYEYKSDAMRTFGIATKKAYKTTAWVFKSVKPNYNRELHTHRGILHSFPGALLCISIVIIPINLIIYFLGLWDLPILVASGGIYVGAFFHLFEDCCTWTGVRLFAPYKNVRLYGEINTCSSRREENRPQMYGKIFALLGVGCVCFFALHNLPIFASVAFIYDLSPFVLIIITTVISFFLWYIIFLYSGGKIETNS, translated from the coding sequence ATGAAAGGCATTGACCACATGTATATTAGTTTAGCATGGGGTTTTTTGATAATGTCTCCAATTATTGTTACATATCCTATATATTTCGTTGCATTTATCGTAGGAATAGGGATTGGGGCTATTTTGCCTGATGTCGATGGAAGTATCTCTCCGTATGAATATAAAAGTGACGCCATGCGGACTTTTGGTATCGCCACGAAAAAAGCATACAAAACGACTGCTTGGGTTTTCAAGTCGGTTAAGCCAAACTATAATCGGGAATTACACACCCACCGTGGGATATTGCATAGTTTCCCCGGGGCTCTATTATGTATCTCTATTGTAATTATTCCTATCAATTTGATCATTTATTTCCTTGGATTATGGGACCTTCCTATTCTTGTAGCGTCGGGAGGCATATATGTTGGGGCATTCTTCCATCTTTTTGAAGATTGTTGTACATGGACTGGAGTTCGTTTGTTTGCCCCTTACAAAAATGTGCGATTATATGGAGAAATTAATACCTGTTCTAGTCGAAGGGAAGAAAACCGACCCCAAATGTATGGTAAAATATTTGCATTGCTTGGTGTAGGTTGTGTATGTTTTTTTGCCTTACATAATTTGCCCATCTTTGCTTCAGTAGCGTTTATTTATGATTTATCCCCATTTGTACTCATTATCATAACAACGGTCATTAGTTTCTTTCTCTGGTATATTATCTTTCTATATTCTGGTGGTAAGATAGAAACTAATTCGTAA
- a CDS encoding HNH endonuclease, with amino-acid sequence MTFTEDVVRNAFEKVNGYCQICGKKLIYANRGNAVGRGGWDAKHIKPVSDGGKDEVRNCMILCMDCLEKPESSTPEKTSTENVDILSFRERRKLL; translated from the coding sequence ATGACCTTTACTGAAGATGTAGTAAGAAATGCGTTTGAGAAAGTGAACGGATATTGTCAGATCTGCGGGAAGAAACTGATCTATGCAAACAGGGGAAATGCGGTAGGACGGGGAGGCTGGGATGCCAAGCACATTAAACCTGTGAGCGATGGGGGAAAAGATGAGGTTCGAAACTGTATGATTTTGTGTATGGATTGTCTGGAAAAACCGGAATCCTCGACGCCGGAAAAGACCTCAACAGAGAACGTCGATATTTTGAGTTTTCGCGAGAGAAGAAAGTTATTGTAA
- a CDS encoding sugar O-acetyltransferase, whose protein sequence is MTEEERIFAGRLFDARSKELRDLKHKAHVLCQKFNALDEYDEGRLPIIREFIGRIGENYYFQGPIQFNYGCHTFIGENFFANFNTTIMDDGRIFIGDNVMFGPNVSLMATSHPLIPTERTAMRYEDGHVSMSEYAEEIYIGNNVWLACNVVVLGGVHIGDNAVIGAGSVVTKDVPENFVAFGNPCKPVRRITEKDSKMNLL, encoded by the coding sequence ATGACGGAAGAGGAGAGGATATTTGCAGGCCGGCTCTTTGACGCACGTTCAAAGGAACTTCGCGATTTGAAGCATAAGGCCCATGTTCTCTGTCAGAAATTCAATGCTTTGGACGAGTACGATGAGGGCCGTCTGCCGATCATCAGAGAGTTTATCGGAAGAATCGGTGAGAATTATTATTTCCAGGGACCGATCCAGTTCAATTACGGCTGTCATACGTTTATCGGGGAGAATTTCTTTGCGAATTTCAATACGACGATCATGGACGACGGCCGGATTTTTATCGGGGACAATGTGATGTTCGGCCCGAATGTTTCTCTGATGGCGACCTCACATCCGCTGATCCCAACGGAGCGGACAGCTATGCGGTATGAGGACGGACATGTTTCGATGTCCGAATACGCAGAAGAGATCTATATCGGGAATAATGTCTGGCTCGCATGCAATGTTGTTGTGCTGGGCGGCGTGCATATCGGGGATAATGCGGTGATCGGGGCCGGAAGCGTTGTAACGAAGGATGTTCCGGAAAATTTTGTTGCTTTCGGGAATCCGTGTAAGCCGGTCAGACGGATCACGGAGAAGGATTCGAAAATGAATCTGCTGTGA
- a CDS encoding ATP-binding protein, which produces MISEIYIKDLATYTGEGGCMLPKKINMIYGGNGSGKSTLAKYLKDCSISINSKIIWENNRKIPVLIYNKEFIEANFNRDDPIKGIFTLGVESKEAREFIAKKQGEIDDHKKKIDGCNKNIEDLNTRKQKKVEIFYERCWREEKKYGETYSKALVGTRGSKTTFAIKCLEESENFDENNVSSLDDIKSRYIAAFDNDNKREYGTINKIDVKDISDIEKCPLLMEVITGTSDSEIGELIEYLNNSDWVREGVSYAEKSNGKCPYCQRTLDSSIQKEIKSFFDKAFDNKYNALKNMKEDYISHISSCLEKLDSIIDSPIPGLDYNDIEKNREALSIIFKSNKIIIENKITFPSKSVEIESVIPLINNINDNIDNINVSINKNNAIIHDLKNEKEHCKKLIWQYLVNELIDPITEYKKEMSGFEKGKASLTKNIDGHQERIKNIKKEISEKQKNLINVTKTVDDIEDILTKVGFSGFKLDVNPDDEYKNTYRIIRPNGENAHDTLSDGERNFITFLYFYYLIQGQSDPNNLENDKIVIVDDPISSLDSGVLFIVSTLVRNLFEYCKNDNHGIRQVFVLTHNVYFHKEVAYRLEIDYPNIAGFWMVKKAQNISKIENKDKDPIENSYTLLWSEIQDTSNISPAIQNTLRRILESYFKIIGNVDYHKVIDQFEGTDKIICKSLLSYLNAGSHGIFDDFDICPDSESVQRYLEIFKQIFVKLNQIDHYNMMMEKSTSTISSETTTEVTSS; this is translated from the coding sequence ATGATATCAGAAATATACATCAAGGATCTTGCGACCTATACTGGTGAAGGGGGATGCATGCTCCCCAAAAAAATCAATATGATCTATGGAGGGAATGGATCTGGAAAAAGTACTCTCGCTAAATATCTCAAGGATTGCTCAATATCAATAAATAGTAAAATTATCTGGGAAAATAATCGAAAAATACCTGTTTTAATTTACAACAAAGAATTTATTGAAGCTAATTTTAATAGAGATGATCCTATTAAAGGGATTTTCACCTTGGGAGTGGAATCAAAAGAAGCGCGGGAATTTATTGCAAAAAAACAGGGCGAGATAGATGATCATAAGAAGAAAATTGATGGTTGCAATAAGAATATTGAGGATTTAAATACTAGAAAACAGAAAAAAGTGGAAATATTTTATGAACGTTGCTGGAGGGAAGAAAAAAAATATGGCGAGACGTATAGTAAAGCATTAGTTGGAACTAGAGGAAGTAAAACAACATTTGCAATAAAATGCTTGGAAGAATCCGAAAATTTTGATGAGAATAATGTTAGTTCGTTGGATGACATCAAATCGAGATATATAGCAGCGTTCGATAATGATAATAAAAGAGAATATGGCACCATCAACAAAATTGACGTTAAAGATATTTCAGATATTGAAAAATGTCCATTATTAATGGAAGTAATCACTGGGACTTCAGATTCAGAAATCGGAGAACTAATTGAATATTTAAATAATAGTGATTGGGTGAGAGAGGGAGTAAGTTATGCTGAGAAATCTAATGGAAAATGCCCATATTGTCAACGTACACTTGACTCTTCAATTCAAAAAGAAATAAAGTCATTTTTTGATAAGGCATTTGATAATAAGTATAATGCTCTCAAGAACATGAAAGAAGATTATATATCTCATATTTCATCATGTCTCGAAAAATTAGATAGCATAATAGATAGCCCAATTCCGGGTTTAGATTATAACGATATCGAGAAAAACAGGGAGGCACTTTCTATAATATTTAAATCAAACAAAATAATCATTGAAAATAAAATTACATTTCCATCAAAATCAGTGGAAATTGAAAGTGTGATTCCTTTAATTAACAATATCAATGATAATATTGACAATATAAATGTATCAATTAATAAAAATAATGCTATTATACATGATCTGAAAAATGAGAAAGAGCATTGTAAAAAATTAATCTGGCAATATCTTGTTAATGAACTTATAGATCCAATTACCGAATATAAGAAGGAAATGAGTGGATTTGAAAAAGGAAAGGCTAGTTTAACTAAGAATATTGATGGGCATCAAGAGCGCATAAAAAATATCAAGAAAGAGATTTCAGAGAAACAAAAAAACCTCATAAATGTGACGAAGACGGTTGATGATATTGAGGATATATTAACGAAAGTTGGCTTTAGTGGCTTCAAATTAGATGTAAATCCTGATGATGAATATAAGAATACGTATCGGATAATTCGACCAAACGGAGAGAATGCTCATGATACATTGAGCGACGGGGAAAGAAACTTTATCACTTTTTTGTATTTTTATTATCTTATTCAAGGTCAAAGTGACCCAAATAATCTTGAAAATGACAAAATAGTGATTGTTGATGACCCTATTTCAAGTTTAGATAGTGGAGTTCTCTTTATTGTAAGTACTTTGGTGAGGAATCTGTTTGAATACTGTAAAAATGATAATCATGGAATTCGGCAAGTGTTTGTCTTAACTCATAATGTCTATTTCCACAAAGAAGTAGCATATAGATTAGAAATAGATTATCCCAATATAGCTGGTTTTTGGATGGTAAAAAAAGCACAGAACATATCTAAAATAGAGAATAAAGATAAGGATCCAATAGAAAATTCATATACATTACTTTGGTCTGAGATACAAGATACATCGAACATCAGTCCTGCAATTCAAAATACTTTGCGAAGAATATTGGAATCATACTTTAAAATAATAGGAAATGTAGACTATCATAAAGTTATAGATCAATTTGAAGGAACTGATAAAATAATTTGTAAATCCCTCTTATCGTATCTTAATGCCGGTTCTCACGGGATTTTTGATGATTTTGATATCTGTCCGGATTCTGAATCTGTTCAGAGATATCTAGAAATATTTAAACAAATATTTGTAAAGTTAAATCAAATTGACCATTATAATATGATGATGGAAAAATCAACTTCAACGATATCCAGTGAAACTACAACTGAAGTGACATCTTCATAG
- a CDS encoding methionine synthase, giving the protein MDLPCIMPTTVVGSFPCVKGTGISSLIDPYKKAVQFAVAEQIRAGVDIISDGQVRADMVQAFVSKLPGISDKTVLGKIGAADKPITVGDTKYALTKTKYVKGILTGPCTLAYALHVDTPIYRNKEEVVMDLAAALHQEAKYLAETGVAIIQVDEPILSTGAISVDTAREALKIIFAGIKTPSCIHTCGMLGEIADSWTKLPVDILDFEYAVSMENLSVLSKRDLAGKKIGCGCVKSSDPHIESVKEIEERITACVDAFGAENILIDPDCGLRMHTPETAFEKLARMCEATKNVRERL; this is encoded by the coding sequence ATGGATCTCCCCTGTATTATGCCGACAACGGTCGTCGGATCGTTCCCTTGTGTGAAAGGAACGGGAATTTCGTCTTTAATCGACCCGTACAAAAAAGCAGTGCAGTTTGCCGTAGCCGAACAGATACGGGCAGGGGTGGATATTATTTCGGACGGACAGGTGAGAGCCGATATGGTCCAGGCATTCGTATCCAAGCTGCCGGGGATCTCGGATAAGACCGTTCTTGGAAAGATCGGAGCGGCGGACAAACCGATCACGGTCGGCGATACAAAGTATGCTCTGACGAAGACGAAATACGTGAAAGGGATCCTGACAGGACCCTGTACACTCGCCTACGCTCTGCATGTGGATACACCGATCTACCGGAATAAAGAAGAGGTGGTGATGGATCTCGCCGCCGCTCTGCACCAAGAAGCGAAGTATCTTGCAGAGACGGGCGTCGCGATCATTCAGGTGGATGAGCCGATCCTTTCAACGGGGGCGATTTCGGTGGATACGGCACGGGAGGCTCTCAAAATAATCTTCGCCGGGATCAAGACCCCGTCCTGCATTCATACGTGTGGGATGCTCGGGGAGATCGCAGATTCCTGGACGAAGCTTCCGGTGGATATTCTGGATTTCGAGTATGCGGTGTCGATGGAGAATCTGTCGGTCCTCTCGAAGAGGGATCTTGCCGGGAAAAAGATCGGCTGCGGGTGCGTGAAGAGTTCCGATCCGCACATCGAGTCGGTAAAGGAGATCGAGGAGCGGATCACTGCCTGCGTGGATGCGTTTGGGGCAGAAAATATTCTGATCGATCCGGACTGCGGTCTTCGGATGCATACGCCTGAGACGGCGTTCGAGAAGCTTGCACGGATGTGCGAAGCGACGAAGAACGTGCGGGAAAGACTCTAA
- a CDS encoding pyridoxamine 5'-phosphate oxidase family protein, with amino-acid sequence MQKSEYDSLIRDNVVSRIAFLGKEYPYIAPFLYVFDEKNLYFLSTRYGKKMELFSQNPAVSVEIENVAPDMSTYKFVTLLGKLSEVTDDERKRAVKSHFVQLISDKKISENSLYALGHSPTESPEKIVGEERTMVWKLVDVKEIVALKNA; translated from the coding sequence ATGCAAAAAAGCGAATACGACTCACTTATCCGTGACAACGTCGTATCGCGGATTGCCTTCCTAGGGAAAGAATATCCCTACATCGCACCCTTCCTCTACGTCTTTGACGAGAAAAACCTCTACTTCCTCTCGACACGCTACGGTAAAAAGATGGAGCTGTTCTCCCAGAATCCGGCCGTATCCGTCGAGATAGAAAATGTCGCTCCGGATATGTCGACCTACAAGTTCGTGACGCTGCTCGGCAAACTTTCCGAGGTGACGGACGATGAAAGGAAACGTGCGGTAAAAAGTCACTTCGTCCAGCTTATCTCAGACAAAAAAATCTCGGAAAACAGTCTCTATGCCCTGGGTCACTCACCCACCGAGTCCCCTGAGAAGATCGTCGGCGAAGAACGAACAATGGTTTGGAAACTGGTTGATGTAAAGGAGATCGTTGCGCTGAAAAACGCATGA
- a CDS encoding helix-turn-helix transcriptional regulator — MENRIKELRAARGMTQAELAEIISVSSRTIISLEKGQYNPSVLLAHKLSLVFECQIEEVFLFGKEDGI, encoded by the coding sequence ATGGAAAACCGGATTAAAGAACTGCGGGCTGCCCGGGGCATGACCCAGGCGGAACTTGCCGAGATCATCTCCGTATCCTCGAGAACAATCATCTCCCTTGAGAAGGGCCAGTATAATCCATCGGTCCTTCTCGCGCACAAACTTTCCCTCGTATTCGAGTGTCAAATCGAAGAGGTGTTCCTTTTCGGAAAAGAGGATGGGATCTGA
- a CDS encoding Dabb family protein, which produces MIKHLVLFKLKDPACAEETRNILLSMKGVVEQIREIEVGIDYAHTERSFDVALSVIVDDEDALRGYAEHPYHAGPVKKYVRSVSEKSVTADYYI; this is translated from the coding sequence ATGATAAAACATCTCGTTCTCTTCAAACTCAAAGACCCGGCATGTGCCGAAGAAACACGCAATATCCTCCTTTCGATGAAAGGCGTTGTTGAACAGATCAGGGAAATCGAGGTCGGTATCGATTATGCCCACACCGAGCGGTCCTTCGATGTCGCGCTTTCGGTCATCGTGGATGATGAAGATGCCCTTCGCGGTTATGCCGAGCATCCCTATCACGCAGGCCCGGTCAAAAAATATGTGAGAAGCGTGAGCGAAAAAAGTGTGACTGCAGATTATTACATCTGA
- the aspS gene encoding aspartate--tRNA(Asn) ligase encodes MRIPIKDVTPEIGHARIAGWVHEERDLGGLTFLLVRDRTGILQVTIPKKKVTPEVLAAVKEATRESVIECEGVVKATEKAPGGRELVPDMLRVVSRAETPLPLDVSEKVPAELDTRLDNRYLDLRKPRINAIFQIRNACLRAISEYLWDNGFTQVQTPKIVAAATEGGTELFPLAYFDKEAFLNQSPQLYKQMLMSAGFDRVFEIGAIFRAEEHNTVRHLNEATSIDIEMSFANEEDAMHVLENVVASAYQYVADHCGDALATLGITDFKVPTVPFPRITYKEAIEISTAGGEPLVFGDDLSTAAERIVGEKMGTMYFITEWPTSTRPFYTMPFEDRPEVCRAFDMMHPRMELTSGAQRCHIHSLLVEQIKAKGLNPDAFEFYLNPFRYGMPPHAGWGLGAERLVMTMLDLQNIREAVLFPRDRHRVSP; translated from the coding sequence ATGCGCATACCAATAAAAGACGTGACCCCTGAAATTGGGCATGCACGCATTGCAGGCTGGGTCCACGAAGAACGTGACCTTGGAGGACTCACCTTCCTTCTCGTTCGCGACAGAACCGGGATCCTTCAGGTCACCATTCCGAAAAAGAAAGTCACCCCCGAAGTACTCGCCGCCGTCAAAGAGGCGACCCGCGAGTCCGTCATCGAATGCGAAGGCGTTGTCAAAGCAACCGAAAAAGCACCCGGTGGACGCGAACTCGTCCCCGACATGCTCCGCGTCGTTTCCCGTGCCGAGACCCCTCTTCCGCTCGACGTCTCGGAAAAAGTCCCCGCAGAACTCGACACCAGGCTCGACAACCGGTACCTCGATCTTAGAAAACCCCGCATCAACGCTATTTTCCAGATAAGAAACGCCTGTCTTCGCGCCATCAGCGAATACCTCTGGGACAACGGATTCACCCAGGTCCAGACCCCAAAGATCGTAGCTGCCGCAACTGAAGGAGGAACCGAACTCTTCCCGCTCGCCTACTTCGACAAAGAGGCATTCTTAAATCAGTCTCCCCAGCTCTACAAACAGATGCTGATGAGCGCCGGGTTCGACAGGGTCTTCGAGATCGGTGCGATCTTCCGTGCAGAGGAACACAACACCGTTCGTCACTTAAACGAAGCCACTTCGATCGATATCGAGATGTCCTTTGCAAATGAAGAGGACGCGATGCATGTACTCGAAAACGTCGTAGCTTCGGCATATCAATACGTCGCCGACCACTGCGGCGATGCTCTTGCAACGCTCGGCATCACCGATTTCAAGGTCCCGACCGTTCCGTTCCCGCGTATCACCTACAAAGAAGCAATCGAAATCTCCACCGCCGGCGGCGAACCGCTCGTTTTCGGCGACGATCTTTCGACCGCTGCCGAGAGGATCGTCGGAGAGAAGATGGGCACGATGTACTTCATCACCGAATGGCCGACCTCCACGAGACCGTTCTACACCATGCCGTTCGAAGACCGCCCCGAGGTCTGTCGTGCATTCGATATGATGCACCCGAGAATGGAGCTGACTTCCGGCGCACAGCGTTGCCATATCCACTCACTTCTCGTCGAACAGATCAAAGCAAAAGGTCTCAACCCCGACGCGTTCGAGTTCTACTTAAATCCGTTCAGATACGGTATGCCGCCCCACGCAGGCTGGGGACTTGGTGCCGAACGCCTGGTCATGACCATGCTCGATCTCCAGAATATCAGGGAAGCCGTTCTCTTCCCGCGGGACCGACACAGAGTCAGTCCATAA
- a CDS encoding class I SAM-dependent methyltransferase gives MNDADSEWQEITNKQKNTAKYRTSAEFFSSQIIVDKMMQNLKNGGMARVNDQLTAMEIPSGASVLDIGAGPGTLAVPLAKNGCRVTVVEPSKPMKQAMDEYRKFLQVDADIGVIPAVWEDVEAENLDKYDYVISSFALSVPNLKEALGKMDRTAAKEVHIFWFVNDTTWDVTYSSLWESLHGEKYWPKPKADVVWHCLYQMGIYADIAVYPMKDERGYPDLASAVNDYADRMDAHEEWQKGIITGYLDSILVKRENGSLAFPDEGKYAHISWRV, from the coding sequence ATGAACGACGCAGACAGTGAATGGCAGGAAATCACCAATAAGCAGAAGAACACGGCGAAATACAGGACCAGTGCGGAATTTTTCTCGAGCCAGATAATCGTCGACAAGATGATGCAGAATCTGAAAAACGGCGGAATGGCACGGGTAAACGACCAGCTTACGGCCATGGAAATACCATCCGGTGCATCGGTTCTGGATATAGGGGCTGGACCCGGGACACTCGCCGTGCCTTTAGCCAAAAACGGATGCCGGGTGACCGTGGTCGAACCCTCAAAACCGATGAAGCAGGCAATGGACGAATACAGGAAATTTTTACAGGTGGATGCCGATATCGGCGTGATCCCGGCGGTCTGGGAAGATGTTGAGGCGGAAAATCTCGACAAATATGATTACGTGATCTCGTCGTTTGCGCTGAGCGTGCCGAATCTGAAAGAGGCTCTTGGAAAGATGGATCGGACGGCAGCAAAAGAGGTGCATATCTTCTGGTTTGTAAACGACACCACCTGGGATGTGACCTACAGCAGTCTGTGGGAAAGCCTGCACGGGGAAAAGTACTGGCCGAAACCGAAGGCCGATGTGGTTTGGCACTGTCTGTACCAGATGGGGATCTACGCAGATATCGCAGTCTATCCTATGAAGGACGAACGGGGATATCCAGATCTGGCCTCAGCAGTCAATGATTACGCGGACCGAATGGATGCACACGAGGAGTGGCAGAAAGGGATCATCACCGGGTATCTGGATTCCATCCTTGTGAAGAGAGAAAACGGCAGCCTGGCTTTCCCGGACGAAGGGAAGTATGCCCATATCTCCTGGCGGGTGTGA
- a CDS encoding ABC transporter substrate-binding protein, protein MHTKKYFAVAGVLLLTLFIVFSSGCIASSQTNQDAVLKIATPNEITEASYFGNYNFAQMTRVATPPLIQVDENGDYVGAVAKSWTVSSDGKTWTFTLDPNYQWSDGTALTPEDVKFSLEYTSEKVTTAPSWIKNATITTSGNVVTISLADPVYRLCGDLVAINIVPKHIWESIDNPEEYVNAGPYVGSAAYYVKSVDINSATLVLAVNPKWKGDAPYYGTVELHWFATEDAAILAMLGNECDTYWKYGASFPTSSVALLDSSKKFTTVETPSLKMTYVGFNTISSDVGSDLEFRKAIAYALNYDELVEIGASGYALSANSGFIPNGVPYYKNTTANIYNLATAKLMLDAAGYKDVNGDGIREDKNGNALTVTLLTRDKVAGELIKEYLEKAGLKVEYKFASDLNAWIELKDAHAYDIAYNGITAKGMMMDSGWATGYFASNTVGAGKLQNVDDPAFLELCAKIATTPDGDELKALISTLQDYYADNMPGIALYWCTDVTPINTEIDGWYISKATGILNEINLLSIHPAN, encoded by the coding sequence ATGCATACGAAAAAGTACTTTGCCGTTGCAGGAGTTCTTCTCCTCACGCTTTTCATTGTTTTTTCCAGCGGGTGTATCGCATCTTCACAGACCAATCAGGATGCAGTGCTGAAAATCGCTACGCCCAACGAGATCACCGAAGCCTCGTACTTCGGGAACTACAACTTTGCCCAGATGACGCGTGTCGCCACGCCCCCCCTGATTCAGGTCGATGAAAACGGAGACTATGTCGGGGCAGTGGCAAAGAGCTGGACCGTTTCTTCCGATGGAAAAACCTGGACCTTTACCCTGGATCCGAATTATCAGTGGAGCGACGGAACGGCGCTTACCCCCGAGGATGTCAAATTCTCTCTTGAATATACATCTGAAAAGGTCACCACGGCCCCGTCGTGGATAAAGAATGCCACGATCACGACAAGCGGGAATGTCGTTACCATCAGTCTTGCCGATCCGGTGTACCGTCTGTGCGGCGATCTTGTTGCGATCAACATCGTTCCAAAGCATATCTGGGAATCGATCGATAATCCCGAAGAGTACGTCAATGCAGGACCCTATGTCGGCTCTGCCGCATACTACGTAAAGTCGGTCGATATCAACTCGGCGACCCTTGTCCTTGCGGTGAACCCGAAGTGGAAAGGAGATGCTCCTTACTATGGAACCGTCGAGCTTCACTGGTTCGCGACCGAAGATGCCGCGATTTTAGCCATGCTTGGGAATGAATGCGACACCTACTGGAAGTACGGCGCCTCGTTCCCCACATCGTCCGTTGCGCTTCTTGACTCCTCGAAAAAATTCACCACGGTCGAAACTCCGTCCTTAAAGATGACGTATGTTGGATTCAATACGATCTCTTCCGATGTCGGAAGCGATCTTGAGTTCCGCAAAGCGATCGCCTATGCGCTGAATTATGACGAACTCGTCGAGATCGGTGCTTCGGGATATGCTCTCTCGGCAAACTCCGGCTTCATTCCAAACGGGGTTCCGTATTATAAGAATACCACGGCCAACATCTACAATCTCGCAACCGCCAAACTGATGCTTGATGCGGCAGGTTACAAAGATGTAAACGGGGATGGAATTCGCGAGGACAAAAACGGCAATGCTTTAACCGTCACCCTCCTGACTCGTGACAAAGTCGCGGGAGAACTCATCAAAGAGTACCTCGAAAAGGCCGGGCTGAAAGTTGAGTATAAATTCGCCTCCGATCTGAACGCCTGGATCGAATTAAAGGATGCCCATGCATACGACATCGCCTACAATGGAATCACCGCCAAAGGCATGATGATGGATTCAGGCTGGGCAACCGGATACTTCGCCTCGAACACCGTAGGTGCCGGCAAACTCCAGAACGTTGACGACCCGGCATTCCTTGAACTCTGTGCGAAAATCGCAACAACTCCGGATGGAGACGAACTGAAAGCCCTGATCTCCACTCTTCAGGACTATTATGCAGACAACATGCCAGGCATCGCTCTCTACTGGTGCACGGATGTGACGCCGATCAATACGGAGATCGACGGCTGGTACATCTCCAAGGCAACGGGAATCCTGAACGAGATCAATCTCCTCTCGATTCACCCGGCCAATTAA